One window of the Staphylococcus equorum genome contains the following:
- the trpS gene encoding tryptophan--tRNA ligase produces the protein METLFSGIQPSGIPTLGNYIGALKQFSEVQDDYNCFFCIVDQHAITVPQDRLKLRKQTRQLAAIYLASGIDPEKSTLFIQSEVPAHIQASWMLTTISSIGELERMTQFKDKATKQTEGVPAGLLTYPPLMAADIIIYNTNIVPVGDDQKQHIELTRNLVDRFNSRFNDILIKPEIRIPKVGGRVMSLQDPTRKMSKSDGNQKNFISLLDQPNTAAKKIKSAVTDSDGIIKFDRDNKPGISNLLSIYSSLTDESLESLQLKYKDSNYGVFKSDLAEIVKTFLTDFQEKYEYYFNSDELDTILDNGRDKAQKVSFKTLKKMEKAMGLGRKR, from the coding sequence ATGGAAACATTATTTTCAGGTATCCAGCCCAGTGGTATTCCAACACTTGGTAATTACATTGGTGCATTGAAACAATTTAGTGAAGTCCAAGACGACTACAATTGTTTCTTCTGCATCGTGGATCAGCACGCAATTACTGTTCCACAAGATCGTTTGAAGTTACGTAAACAAACAAGACAGCTTGCAGCGATTTATTTAGCTTCTGGTATCGACCCAGAGAAATCCACATTATTCATACAATCAGAAGTACCAGCGCATATACAGGCGAGTTGGATGCTCACTACGATCTCTTCTATTGGAGAATTGGAACGTATGACACAATTTAAAGACAAAGCTACTAAACAAACTGAAGGCGTTCCAGCAGGTTTACTTACATATCCACCGTTAATGGCTGCAGACATCATAATCTATAACACGAATATTGTTCCTGTGGGCGACGATCAAAAGCAACATATAGAATTAACTAGAAATTTAGTAGACAGATTTAATTCTCGCTTTAACGATATATTAATCAAACCTGAAATACGCATACCAAAAGTTGGCGGCCGTGTAATGAGTTTACAGGATCCGACTAGAAAAATGAGTAAAAGTGATGGTAATCAAAAGAACTTCATTTCCTTACTTGATCAACCAAATACTGCAGCTAAAAAAATCAAAAGTGCAGTAACTGATTCAGATGGTATTATAAAATTTGATAGAGATAACAAACCTGGTATTTCTAATTTATTATCCATTTATTCTAGTTTAACGGATGAATCTCTAGAATCATTACAACTTAAATATAAAGACTCTAATTATGGTGTGTTTAAATCAGATTTAGCAGAAATCGTAAAAACATTCTTAACAGATTTCCAAGAAAAATATGAGTACTATTTTAATTCAGATGAATTAGATACTATTTTAGATAATGGTAGAGATAAAGCACAAAAAGTTTCTTTCAAAACATTGAAGAAAATGGAAAAAGCTATGGGCTTAGGTCGTAAAAGATAA
- a CDS encoding peptide ABC transporter substrate-binding protein has translation MKKFKLFTILIALTVVLAGCGSAEGIYSDKGQVFRKVLSQDITSLDSALATDTVSFDMYNQIYEGLYTLDKDDKAQPGVAKEMPKESNGGKTLTIELRKDAKWSNGDPVTAHDFEFAWKRVVNPETASEYAYIMYDLKNAEDINMGKKDVDELGVKAVDDHTLKVELNKPIPYINEMFAFGTFMPQNEKVVKKHGQQYGTTADKTVFNGPFKIEQWRVEDKIQLVKNEDYWDKEAVHLDRVNYKVLKDQQAGASLYDTGSVDDTVITADQVDKYEDNAGLKKRLLASTFYIKLNQKTVPAFKNKDMRLAISQAINKEGYVNAVKNDGSEATDGFTSKLTAETPDGKDFAETIDSPLSYNPEAAKEHYEKAKKDLGIKDLTFTMNTEDTPSSKISAEYIKAQVEKTLPGVTMKIKQLPFKQRLNQESSETHEASLSGWGPDYPDPLTFLSIMTTGAAQNNTGWGSKEYDQLIEDANGKLLKKPEERNAAMKKAEEMMLEDAPVAPIYQKGEAHLTNPQVKGLIYHQIGGDTSLKNVRIDKSIDRETGEKKE, from the coding sequence ATGAAAAAGTTTAAGTTATTTACGATACTCATTGCGCTGACAGTAGTATTAGCAGGCTGTGGTAGTGCTGAAGGTATATATTCAGATAAAGGACAAGTATTTAGAAAAGTGTTATCTCAAGATATTACGTCACTGGATTCAGCATTGGCAACAGATACAGTGTCATTTGATATGTATAACCAAATTTATGAAGGACTGTATACATTAGATAAAGATGATAAAGCGCAACCAGGTGTGGCAAAGGAAATGCCTAAAGAAAGCAATGGCGGTAAAACATTAACGATTGAATTGCGTAAAGATGCTAAATGGTCAAATGGAGATCCAGTTACTGCGCATGACTTCGAGTTTGCATGGAAACGAGTAGTTAATCCTGAAACAGCATCTGAATATGCCTATATTATGTACGATTTGAAAAATGCGGAAGATATTAATATGGGTAAAAAAGATGTGGATGAATTAGGCGTTAAAGCAGTTGATGATCATACATTAAAAGTAGAATTAAACAAACCAATTCCGTATATTAATGAAATGTTCGCTTTTGGTACATTTATGCCACAAAATGAAAAAGTTGTTAAAAAACATGGTCAGCAATATGGTACTACAGCTGATAAAACAGTGTTTAATGGACCTTTCAAAATAGAACAATGGAGGGTTGAAGATAAAATTCAACTGGTAAAAAATGAAGATTATTGGGATAAAGAAGCTGTTCATTTAGATCGTGTAAATTATAAAGTATTGAAAGACCAACAAGCAGGGGCGTCATTATATGATACAGGCTCTGTTGATGATACTGTCATTACTGCTGATCAGGTTGATAAATATGAAGATAATGCAGGTTTGAAAAAACGCTTATTAGCAAGTACATTTTATATCAAATTAAACCAAAAAACTGTACCAGCATTTAAGAATAAAGATATGAGACTTGCAATTTCACAAGCAATTAATAAAGAAGGCTATGTAAATGCTGTTAAAAATGATGGTTCGGAAGCAACAGATGGTTTCACATCTAAATTAACAGCAGAAACACCTGATGGTAAAGATTTTGCGGAAACGATTGATTCACCATTATCATATAACCCAGAAGCTGCTAAAGAACATTATGAAAAAGCTAAAAAAGATTTAGGTATAAAAGATCTGACATTCACGATGAATACTGAAGATACACCAAGTTCAAAAATTTCAGCAGAATATATTAAAGCTCAAGTAGAAAAAACGTTGCCTGGTGTCACAATGAAAATTAAACAATTACCATTTAAACAACGTTTGAATCAAGAGTCTTCTGAAACACACGAAGCCTCATTATCTGGTTGGGGACCAGACTACCCAGACCCATTAACATTCTTAAGTATTATGACAACAGGTGCTGCTCAGAATAATACTGGCTGGGGTAGTAAAGAATATGATCAATTAATTGAAGATGCTAATGGCAAATTATTGAAAAAACCGGAAGAACGTAATGCTGCTATGAAGAAAGCAGAAGAAATGATGTTGGAAGATGCACCAGTTGCACCGATATATCAAAAAGGGGAAGCGCATTTAACAAATCCACAAGTTAAAGGCTTAATCTATCACCAAATTGGAGGAGATACATCTCTGAAAAATGTAAGAATAGATAAGAGTATTGATAGAGAAACTGGTGAAAAGAAAGAATAG
- a CDS encoding ABC transporter ATP-binding protein: MENNKDVLLQVKNLKQYFNEGKRNEVRAIENISFDVFKGETFGLVGESGCGKSTTGKAIIKLNDITDGEILYEGVDIQKIKNRKDSLKFNKKIQMIFQDPYASLNPRLKVMDIVAEGIDIHKLASGVKDRKKRVYDLLETVGLSKEHANRYPHEFSGGQRQRIGIARALAVQPEFIIADEPISALDVSIQAQVVNLLLKLQKERGITFLFIAHDLSMVKYISDRIAVMHFGKIVELGSADEIYHHPMHPYTKSLLSAVPQPDPESERVRKRTVFKEDAENNDKRSLHEVRPNHYVFTTDEEAEKLQSETQEPSV; the protein is encoded by the coding sequence ATGGAAAATAATAAAGATGTGCTATTACAAGTGAAAAACTTAAAACAATATTTTAATGAAGGTAAGCGAAATGAAGTTAGAGCCATCGAAAACATTTCCTTCGATGTATTTAAAGGGGAAACATTTGGTTTAGTAGGAGAATCAGGCTGTGGTAAATCAACTACAGGTAAAGCCATTATTAAATTGAATGATATTACAGATGGAGAGATTCTATATGAAGGCGTAGATATTCAAAAGATAAAAAATCGTAAAGACTCATTGAAATTTAATAAAAAAATACAAATGATTTTCCAAGATCCCTATGCATCATTAAATCCACGTTTAAAAGTTATGGATATCGTAGCTGAAGGTATTGATATACATAAACTTGCTTCTGGGGTTAAAGATCGTAAGAAACGTGTTTATGATTTATTGGAAACAGTAGGTCTAAGTAAAGAGCATGCGAACCGTTACCCACATGAATTTTCTGGTGGACAACGCCAACGTATCGGCATTGCACGTGCATTAGCAGTACAACCAGAGTTTATTATTGCTGATGAACCGATTTCTGCATTAGACGTTTCTATCCAAGCGCAAGTTGTAAACTTGTTATTAAAATTACAGAAAGAGCGTGGCATTACATTCTTATTCATCGCCCATGACCTTTCGATGGTGAAATACATTTCTGACAGAATTGCAGTGATGCATTTCGGAAAAATCGTTGAGTTAGGTAGTGCTGATGAGATTTATCATCATCCTATGCATCCTTATACCAAATCTTTACTTTCAGCTGTACCTCAGCCAGATCCTGAAAGTGAAAGAGTGAGAAAGAGAACCGTTTTTAAAGAAGATGCAGAGAACAATGACAAGCGTTCATTGCACGAAGTAAGACCAAATCATTATGTATTTACAACAGATGAAGAAGCGGAAAAACTGCAATCTGAAACACAGGAACCGTCTGTATAA
- a CDS encoding ABC transporter ATP-binding protein has translation MSERVLEVNNLHVSFDIDAGEVQAVRGVDFFVDKGETLAIVGESGSGKSVTTKAITKLFQGDAGRIKKGEINFLGEDLAKKSEQELIKLRGKDISMIFQDPMTSLNPTMKIGKQVMEPLMKHRNYNKVDAKKRALEILNLVGLPNAEKRFTAYPHQFSGGQRQRIVIATALACEPKVLIADEPTTALDVTMQAQILELMKELQDKISTSIIFITHDLGVVANIADRVAVMYGGQMIETGDVDEIFYDPKHPYTWGLLSSMPDLTTGSETELLAIPGTPPDLLHPPKGDAFAERSQFALDIDFKTPPPWFQVSPTHFVKSWLLDERSPYIEPPKMVQKRLREMPNNYDKPQQVERVSFDGK, from the coding sequence ATGTCAGAACGAGTATTAGAAGTGAATAATTTGCATGTTTCCTTTGATATCGATGCTGGGGAAGTGCAAGCAGTTAGAGGTGTTGATTTCTTTGTCGATAAAGGTGAAACACTCGCAATTGTTGGTGAATCTGGTTCGGGGAAATCAGTCACAACAAAAGCAATCACTAAATTATTTCAAGGTGATGCAGGTAGAATTAAAAAAGGTGAAATTAATTTCTTAGGAGAAGATTTAGCAAAGAAATCAGAACAAGAATTAATTAAACTTAGAGGTAAAGATATATCTATGATCTTCCAAGATCCAATGACTTCTTTAAATCCAACGATGAAGATTGGCAAGCAAGTTATGGAACCTTTGATGAAGCATAGAAATTATAATAAAGTAGATGCGAAAAAACGTGCTTTAGAGATACTAAATTTAGTAGGTTTACCAAATGCAGAAAAACGTTTCACTGCCTATCCGCACCAATTTTCAGGCGGACAAAGACAAAGAATCGTTATTGCAACAGCACTAGCATGTGAACCGAAAGTATTGATTGCCGATGAACCAACAACCGCTTTAGATGTAACGATGCAGGCACAAATATTAGAGTTGATGAAAGAGCTTCAAGATAAAATTAGTACATCAATTATATTCATCACACATGATTTAGGTGTGGTTGCGAATATTGCAGATCGTGTGGCAGTAATGTATGGTGGTCAGATGATAGAGACCGGAGATGTAGATGAAATATTCTATGATCCTAAACATCCATACACTTGGGGATTATTATCATCAATGCCAGATTTAACTACAGGTTCAGAAACAGAATTGCTAGCAATACCAGGGACACCGCCAGATTTATTACACCCACCTAAAGGAGATGCTTTTGCAGAGCGTAGCCAATTTGCATTAGATATAGACTTTAAGACGCCACCACCTTGGTTTCAAGTATCACCTACACATTTTGTGAAATCGTGGTTGTTGGACGAACGTTCACCTTATATTGAGCCGCCAAAAATGGTGCAGAAACGTTTACGTGAAATGCCAAATAATTACGATAAACCTCAACAAGTAGAAAGGGTGTCGTTCGATGGAAAATAA
- the opp3C gene encoding oligopeptide ABC transporter permease gives MADKRDEKLTDDHSNAVMTHTSEGIPASDFIRSKNDIEKEPEMQRESKNFWQDAWKQLKQNKLAVVGMIGLILIVLLALIGPLLSSHDYAEQDVDRRNLPAKIPVLDQVPFLPFDGEGAKGVDAYKEAGVTENFWFGTDQLGRDLWSRTWQGAQVSLFIGVVAALLDIFIGVVYGAISGFFGGRIDNVMQRIIEVVASIPTLIVVILFVLIFEPSIWTIILAMALTGWIGMSRVVRGEFLKLKTQEFVLASTTLGASKLKLIFKHILPNTLGVIVVTSMFTVPNAIFFEAFLSFIGIGVPAPKTSLGSLVNEGRAMLLIHPHELFIPAVVLSLLILFFYLFSDGLRDAFDPKMRR, from the coding sequence ATGGCTGATAAAAGAGACGAAAAATTAACAGATGATCATTCAAATGCAGTTATGACGCATACTTCAGAAGGTATACCGGCATCTGATTTTATTAGAAGTAAGAATGATATTGAAAAAGAACCGGAAATGCAAAGAGAAAGTAAAAACTTTTGGCAAGATGCATGGAAGCAATTGAAACAAAATAAATTGGCCGTAGTTGGGATGATTGGCTTAATCCTTATCGTACTACTAGCATTGATTGGGCCATTATTAAGTTCACATGATTATGCAGAACAAGATGTAGATAGACGTAACTTACCAGCTAAAATACCTGTGCTAGATCAAGTACCATTTTTGCCATTTGATGGTGAAGGCGCAAAAGGTGTCGATGCTTATAAAGAAGCAGGCGTTACAGAAAACTTTTGGTTTGGTACAGATCAATTAGGTAGAGATTTATGGTCAAGAACTTGGCAAGGTGCGCAAGTATCATTATTCATTGGTGTGGTAGCAGCTTTGCTAGATATATTTATAGGTGTTGTGTATGGTGCAATATCTGGATTCTTTGGAGGACGGATAGATAATGTCATGCAGCGTATTATAGAAGTTGTTGCTTCGATACCTACACTGATCGTGGTTATCTTATTCGTATTAATTTTCGAGCCATCTATTTGGACCATCATTTTAGCCATGGCACTTACGGGTTGGATTGGTATGAGTCGTGTAGTACGTGGTGAATTCTTAAAATTAAAAACACAAGAATTTGTCTTAGCATCTACAACATTAGGTGCATCAAAATTAAAATTAATATTCAAACATATTTTACCTAATACACTTGGCGTTATCGTAGTAACTTCTATGTTTACAGTACCTAATGCCATATTCTTCGAAGCGTTCTTAAGCTTCATTGGTATTGGTGTACCGGCACCTAAGACGTCGTTAGGTTCGTTAGTAAATGAAGGTAGAGCAATGCTGTTAATTCACCCGCATGAATTATTTATACCAGCAGTAGTATTAAGTTTATTAATTTTATTCTTCTACTTATTTAGTGATGGATTACGCGATGCATTTGATCCTAAAATGCGCAGATAA
- the opp3b gene encoding oligopeptide ABC transporter permease, with protein sequence MLKYVLKRLGYMILSLFIIITITFFLMKLMPGSPFNDEKLNEEQKQILNEKYGLNEPVPVQYASYLKNVVTGDFGNSFQYDNQPVWDLIKPRLLPSLEMGLTAMVIGVILGLILGVIAAVRQNSWVDYTATVISVIAVSVPSFVLAVLLQYVFAVRLQWLPVAGWEGISTAILPSLALSAAVLATVARYIRAEMIEVLSSDYILLARAKGNSTMRVLFGHALRNALIPVITIIVPMLASILTGTLTIENIFGVPGLGDQFVRSITTNDFPVIMATTILFSTLFIVSIFIVDILYGLIDPRIRIQGGKK encoded by the coding sequence ATGCTTAAGTATGTTTTAAAGCGTTTGGGATATATGATTTTATCATTATTCATAATCATTACGATTACATTTTTCTTAATGAAGCTTATGCCAGGTTCACCATTTAATGATGAAAAATTAAATGAAGAGCAGAAGCAAATTTTAAATGAAAAGTATGGTTTGAATGAACCTGTACCTGTACAGTATGCAAGTTATTTAAAGAATGTCGTTACGGGGGATTTTGGTAACTCATTCCAATATGATAACCAACCTGTATGGGACTTAATAAAACCAAGATTATTACCATCGCTTGAAATGGGACTGACAGCTATGGTTATTGGTGTGATATTAGGGTTGATTTTAGGAGTTATAGCAGCAGTACGGCAAAACAGTTGGGTCGACTATACAGCCACCGTCATTTCGGTTATTGCAGTATCAGTACCATCATTCGTTTTAGCAGTATTGCTACAATACGTATTTGCAGTTAGATTACAATGGTTACCAGTTGCAGGTTGGGAAGGAATATCGACCGCGATACTGCCATCATTAGCACTATCGGCAGCAGTATTAGCAACGGTGGCAAGATACATAAGAGCAGAGATGATAGAAGTTTTAAGTTCGGATTATATCTTGTTAGCACGTGCAAAAGGTAATTCAACAATGAGAGTACTATTTGGTCACGCATTACGAAATGCATTGATACCGGTTATTACGATTATTGTACCGATGTTAGCAAGTATCTTAACTGGTACTTTGACAATTGAAAATATTTTCGGTGTGCCAGGATTAGGGGATCAATTCGTGAGATCAATCACTACGAATGACTTCCCAGTTATCATGGCGACAACAATTTTATTCAGTACATTGTTTATTGTCTCCATTTTCATTGTAGATATTTTATACGGTTTAATTGATCCGCGTATCCGTATACAAGGGGGTAAAAAATAA
- a CDS encoding DUF3899 domain-containing protein encodes MKRITSLLIWILFTPLLTLLVWLFASHTLVLYINTFFYISISLAIFFFIIIVVQEGILDPTSYGFRRLKYQLTNKKHKDTLENDEFFKPTQAKKENYFVTPWVKIAFACNLFYLLLSIVISFAI; translated from the coding sequence ATGAAACGCATAACAAGTTTACTGATTTGGATACTTTTTACACCTTTACTTACTTTGTTAGTTTGGCTATTTGCTTCACATACATTAGTCCTATACATCAATACCTTTTTCTATATTTCCATTTCATTAGCTATCTTCTTCTTCATTATTATTGTTGTCCAAGAAGGTATTTTAGATCCTACAAGCTATGGTTTTAGAAGATTAAAATACCAACTTACTAACAAAAAACATAAAGACACACTCGAAAATGACGAGTTTTTCAAACCTACGCAAGCAAAAAAAGAAAATTATTTTGTTACGCCATGGGTTAAAATTGCATTTGCTTGTAATTTATTTTATTTATTACTCTCTATCGTAATTTCTTTTGCAATATAA
- a CDS encoding MFS transporter, producing the protein MKKFMTLSTTLKTRLIADFILNVASQAILPFMALYLTSKTNAIFAGAFLITNIVVSFFVSFLGGYLGDNYNRKKVVNYIHFLYAICLIILSITVTMDGIGLIIFCATVFIFEILFAASQPIFDAAIMDAIYEEVREYVYQVNYWMFNISTAIGMMLGALLYLGHKHLLFIMFFFAMLVSWYLFEKYYDVAQIYNKKEELTSRFKHFVNSYHVVLKDKYYMIFNLGMMLVFMAELSLNSYVVVRLKDEFEAFHFLGFYIDGVRMFTVIMIINTIVVATLTFTVNRLIAQTSKKTVFIIGIVLYTIGYSVLTSASAFWILCLFAIIATLGELIYSPIQNAQRFLMIPDDKRSTYSTFGMVSYYGANVLSRFGLILGAFLLPWMMSVYVATVVLIGFVLLYYALFFNPNIETR; encoded by the coding sequence TTGAAGAAATTTATGACGTTATCAACCACTTTGAAAACAAGATTAATAGCAGATTTCATCTTGAATGTAGCGAGTCAAGCGATTTTACCCTTTATGGCTTTATATTTAACGAGCAAAACAAATGCAATTTTTGCTGGTGCTTTTTTAATCACAAATATTGTAGTTAGTTTTTTTGTGTCTTTTCTAGGTGGATACTTAGGCGACAATTATAATAGGAAGAAAGTCGTTAATTACATACATTTCTTATATGCTATATGCTTAATTATATTAAGTATAACTGTAACTATGGATGGTATCGGTTTAATTATTTTTTGTGCTACAGTATTTATTTTTGAAATTTTATTTGCGGCGAGTCAACCTATTTTTGATGCGGCCATCATGGATGCGATATACGAAGAGGTAAGGGAATATGTATATCAAGTCAATTATTGGATGTTTAATATTAGTACGGCCATAGGGATGATGTTAGGTGCATTACTATACTTAGGTCATAAGCATTTATTATTTATTATGTTTTTCTTCGCTATGTTAGTGAGTTGGTATTTATTTGAAAAATATTACGACGTAGCACAAATTTATAATAAGAAAGAAGAACTGACATCTCGCTTTAAACATTTTGTGAATAGTTATCATGTTGTACTTAAAGATAAATACTATATGATTTTTAATTTAGGAATGATGTTAGTTTTTATGGCAGAACTCAGTTTAAATTCATATGTCGTAGTTAGATTAAAAGATGAGTTTGAAGCTTTTCATTTTTTAGGATTTTACATAGATGGTGTCAGAATGTTTACTGTCATTATGATTATCAATACGATTGTGGTAGCGACGTTAACTTTTACAGTGAATCGACTTATAGCGCAAACTTCTAAAAAAACTGTCTTTATCATCGGTATAGTGTTATATACGATAGGTTATAGTGTATTGACGTCAGCCAGTGCATTTTGGATATTGTGTTTATTTGCAATCATTGCCACGTTAGGAGAATTAATTTATTCACCGATTCAAAATGCGCAGCGCTTTTTAATGATACCTGATGACAAGCGCAGTACCTATTCTACATTTGGCATGGTATCTTATTATGGAGCCAATGTATTATCTAGATTCGGATTGATTTTGGGGGCATTTTTACTGCCATGGATGATGTCAGTCTATGTTGCTACAGTTGTATTAATCGGTTTCGTCTTACTTTACTATGCATTATTCTTTAATCCCAATATAGAAACAAGATAA
- the fabF gene encoding beta-ketoacyl-ACP synthase II: MTKEQRVVITGIGALSPLGNDAKTSWNNALNGVSGIDTITRVDTTDYNVHLASELKDFNIEDHMPKKEARRMDRFTQYAVVAAREAVQDAKLVINENTANRIGVWIGSGIGGMETFEISHSQLLNRGPRRVSPFFVPMLIPDMAAGQVSIDLGAKGPNGATVTACATGTNSIGEAFKVIQRGDADAMISGGAEAPITHMALAGFSASRALSTNDDKETACRPFQEGRDGFIMGEGAGIVVLESLDSALARGAEIYAEVVGYGSSGDAHHITAPSPEGEGGSRAMQAALDDAGIEAKEVQYLNAHGTSTPVGDLTEIQAIKNTFGEAAASLKISSTKSMTGHLLGATGGLEAIFSALSIRDSRIAPTIHADSPDPECDLDIVPNKAEDLEINYAMSNSLGFGGHNAVIVLKKFAD; this comes from the coding sequence ATGACCAAAGAACAACGTGTTGTAATTACAGGAATTGGAGCATTATCACCTCTTGGTAACGATGCAAAAACATCATGGAATAATGCTCTAAACGGTGTAAGCGGTATTGATACCATTACACGTGTAGATACAACAGATTATAATGTTCATTTAGCGAGTGAGCTAAAAGATTTTAATATTGAAGACCACATGCCTAAAAAAGAAGCGCGACGTATGGATCGTTTTACACAATACGCAGTGGTTGCAGCTAGAGAAGCAGTACAAGATGCTAAATTAGTCATTAACGAAAATACTGCTAATAGAATAGGTGTATGGATTGGGTCTGGTATTGGCGGTATGGAAACATTTGAAATTTCACATAGCCAATTATTAAACCGTGGTCCTAGACGCGTGAGTCCTTTCTTTGTACCAATGCTTATTCCAGATATGGCAGCAGGGCAAGTATCAATTGATTTAGGTGCTAAAGGCCCTAATGGTGCGACAGTGACTGCATGTGCGACAGGTACGAATTCAATTGGTGAAGCATTCAAAGTTATACAACGTGGAGATGCAGACGCAATGATTTCAGGCGGAGCTGAGGCACCTATAACGCATATGGCATTAGCAGGTTTTAGTGCAAGTCGCGCTTTATCTACAAATGACGATAAAGAAACAGCTTGTAGACCATTCCAAGAAGGTCGTGATGGTTTTATTATGGGCGAAGGCGCTGGTATCGTAGTTCTTGAATCTCTTGATTCCGCTCTAGCGCGTGGGGCAGAAATCTATGCTGAAGTTGTAGGTTATGGTTCTAGTGGCGACGCACATCATATTACTGCACCTTCACCAGAAGGCGAAGGCGGTTCGCGTGCAATGCAGGCTGCTTTAGATGATGCTGGTATAGAGGCTAAGGAAGTACAATATCTTAATGCACACGGTACAAGTACACCAGTTGGAGATTTAACAGAAATCCAAGCAATTAAAAATACGTTTGGAGAAGCTGCTGCATCATTAAAGATAAGTTCGACGAAATCGATGACAGGTCATTTACTAGGTGCTACAGGTGGATTAGAAGCAATATTCTCTGCACTTTCTATTAGAGATAGTCGTATTGCGCCAACAATTCATGCAGACTCTCCAGATCCAGAATGTGATCTTGATATTGTACCAAATAAAGCGGAAGACTTAGAAATTAATTATGCGATGAGTAATAGTTTAGGCTTCGGTGGACATAATGCTGTAATCGTATTAAAAAAGTTCGCTGACTAA
- a CDS encoding beta-ketoacyl-ACP synthase III — MDVGIKGFGAYTPKNVVDNTYFESFLETSDKWISQMTGIKERRWADEDEETSDLAYHASLKAIEDANIEASEIDMIIVATSTGDFPFPTVANILQEKLGIGKVASMDQLAACSGFMYAMINAKQFVQSGDYKNILVVGADKLSKITDFTDRSTAILFGDGAGAVVIGEVSEGRGILSYELGSDGSGGKYLYLNPENGKISMNGREVFKFAVRIMGEASNNAVAKANLTPEDVDLFVPHQANIRIMESARERLGIPKEKMSVSVDKYGNTSAASIPLSISQELENGKIKDDDVLVLVGFGGGLTWGAVTLRWGK, encoded by the coding sequence ATGGACGTGGGTATTAAAGGTTTTGGTGCATACACACCTAAAAATGTTGTAGACAATACCTATTTTGAATCATTTTTAGAAACTTCAGATAAATGGATTTCACAAATGACTGGCATTAAAGAAAGAAGATGGGCGGATGAAGATGAAGAAACTTCAGATTTAGCTTATCATGCAAGTTTAAAAGCGATAGAAGATGCGAATATCGAAGCATCAGAAATTGATATGATTATCGTTGCAACATCAACTGGAGATTTTCCATTTCCTACAGTTGCTAACATATTACAAGAAAAATTAGGCATTGGTAAAGTTGCATCAATGGACCAACTTGCAGCATGTAGTGGTTTTATGTATGCCATGATAAATGCCAAGCAATTTGTTCAATCAGGCGACTACAAAAACATACTTGTTGTTGGTGCAGATAAATTATCTAAAATCACTGATTTTACAGACCGCTCAACTGCAATTTTATTTGGTGATGGTGCTGGCGCAGTTGTCATTGGAGAAGTATCTGAAGGCCGTGGTATTTTAAGCTACGAATTAGGTTCAGATGGTTCAGGTGGTAAATATCTATATTTAAATCCTGAAAATGGAAAAATATCTATGAATGGACGTGAAGTATTTAAGTTTGCCGTAAGAATCATGGGCGAAGCGTCTAACAATGCAGTAGCTAAAGCAAATTTAACACCTGAAGATGTAGACTTGTTTGTACCACATCAAGCAAATATAAGAATTATGGAATCAGCGCGAGAACGCTTAGGCATTCCAAAAGAAAAAATGAGTGTTTCAGTAGATAAATATGGTAATACGTCAGCGGCTTCTATTCCGTTAAGTATTTCTCAAGAATTAGAAAATGGCAAGATTAAAGATGATGATGTCCTAGTACTAGTAGGATTTGGCGGCGGTCTTACATGGGGCGCTGTAACATTAAGATGGGGAAAATAG
- a CDS encoding DUF2929 family protein has product MKYLATLFWSIVLLQMINFVLNSLAGGGELNLITPIVGAIFFTIIIVLFEMVIKGNNDDTKEQH; this is encoded by the coding sequence ATGAAATACCTCGCAACTTTATTTTGGTCTATTGTCTTATTGCAAATGATTAATTTTGTGCTTAATAGTTTAGCAGGCGGTGGCGAGCTTAATCTCATCACACCTATTGTAGGCGCGATATTTTTCACTATTATTATTGTATTATTTGAAATGGTTATTAAAGGCAATAATGATGATACAAAGGAACAACATTAG